TGCCTGCCAACATTTCCAACCTCCTTCAGCCCATCCCACAAATGCTACCGTCCCTTACTCCAACCCATTGTGAATTTCATCCAGAACGTCAGAATGACCCACCTGCCACCACCAAGTCTGGGTTACTAAAGAGGTTTTTGTTATGTTTCAATACACTGATGCTTGTTCTGTGTTGgtgattggtttagaggggttactTCACTCAATATTTTTTACTTTGTTTCTGGGTACTGAATAGGTGCCGTGATTGTTTTGTTGTGGTTGCCTCCCCCTGTACTTTCAAGCCGTTAGTTTTCCCGCCACTGTTTAGGGATATATAAGGGCGATCCTTTCGTTGGGGCGTGTCAGTGGTCTTTCCTTCTGTTCTGTTTACGCGAGGCTGCTGAGGGCTCGAGTGAGTCGATCCAAGGCTGGCCCCACGGTGTTGGATACAaataaagaagggtttggactcgAGTGTTGGACTCAGTGGTTTACTAACCCAGACTAGGGAGAGAGTATTAGATCTGGAATCAACAATCACCGATCTGGTCCCACAATGGAGACTGGTCCAGAAGGTTATCTCCCATGGAGATCCAGGCCACGTTGGCAAACTGgatccacaaacagcaatgggagaCACAGGGCTACATAAgaacatgcagatgctggaaccttgagcaaaacacaagtgcAGGAGAAACCCAACGGTTCAGATAATATCGGTGGGGAGATTGcccagacaatgtttcgggttgggacccctaGTCCTgaagtcatggagtcacagagtgatacagcgtgaaaacatgcCCATTGGTCCAACCtaccaacaccgaccaacatgtcccatctatattagtcacacctgcctgtgtttggcccatatccctctaaacctgccctaaccatgtacttgtctaaatatttctcaaacgttgtgatagtccctgcctcaactacctcctctgccaactcgttccatacaccaatcagccattgtgtaaaaaaattatcccacagcttcctattaaatctttcccctctcaccttaaacctacagtatgtctaCTGGTTCtctctgtgcaagagactgtgtgtttacccgatctattcctctcatgattttgcacctttcaataagatcacccctcatcctcctgtagatagatagatagatagatagatagatagatagatagatagatagatagatagatagatagatagatagacagacagacagacagacagacagacagacagacagacagacagacagacagacagacagacagacagacagacagacagacagacctttattgtcattcagaccgaagaatAGAATCCTAATCTGCacaaccgctccctatagctcaggcccttgagtcctggcaacatctttgttaatcttctccgtaccctttccagtctgacaacatctttcctataacactgcCATGGATGCTATAACTTGGTGGTGTGAACTTGAATAGCAAAGTTCTATAGATCCAGTAGTTTCACCAAAGCTGTTGTAGGTCCATTCATCAACTCTACCATTCACTCTTGTCTTTATCTGGATCCAATTCTCATTGATGACATCTTACTGAGTCTGCTCAAACTCATCCATGTCTTCTGGTGGAAAGCTCAGTCCAATTTATTACCTCATCAATTCCAGACACTTCTGACCCCCAAACCTTTCCCTAAATCACACTAATTTGGACTGTTAATTGTCACCCATCCCTTGATTGTGATGATCTTTATGCATTAAAATACATCAGTAGTTTTTAATTGGTAAATGATAATTCAGTTTGGAATGGCCTGCACTTTTATGCATTAAACAAATTAAGCGTTTGTAAAATTAAAATATCGAGGTCATGGATTGACCTCAGGTGAATTGTGAGTTGCATTGTATGAGTGTAATCAGCTAACAAAAAATTAGTAACATGATAGCATCGCAGTGCACGGAGTATTCTGAAGGGTATAAAAAGGGAGTGGATTGGAAGTTGCTCAGTGCAGTTTGGAAGGTTTCCTGTTGTCAGACACACCAGGAGAACATCATGCACTCCGCTTGCCTCACTGTCGGTCTCCTCTTCCTCGTCTCCATCGCTTCGGCTTGTTACATCAGCAACTGTCCTCAAGGAGGCAAACGATCCATCATGGACATGGACATCAGACAGGTAAGGAGAAGCTTTCTTCATGCATCGTCCAGTACTAATGGCTCGTCATGGTTTCTTGTTCATCAAAATGGCATTTTCACGTTGAGAACCAGTACGGAATGTCACAACAGTTCCGTACTGAATGTAGCCCAGGATTCTTCCCACAGCCTCTGACAGGCATTAGCATGGTCCTTAACCAAGGTTGGCTTCCAACTAGACTGGCTGTGGTATAAGAGTTAGTGACCCGTCCCGTACAGACTGTTGAATGCAAACCCTTTGTTCTTAACTGTGGTCTTAGTGTGTCATCCACACTAATCCTTGACAAAAATGTGTCCTGAACACTCACGCTCCAGGGAATATTGCCCTCAGCAAATCAGAGATCAGTTGTTCTCAGTGGAGCTACTGTGTAGGATAATGGTACTTGGTGTttcgagtcatgcagcatggaaacaggccctacagcccaacgaCATGCAACTAATCTGATGGTTTTGGTGCCTGgttcagttgctgccttacagcaccaaagacctgcgTTTGATTCTGACACTatgtgcttgtctgcacggagtctgtacgttctccccatgacctgggtgggttttcttcaggatctccggtttcctccaacactccaaagatgtataggttttttaccccctctcactcccactccgtatccgacctctctgtcctgggtctcctccatggccagagcgagcaacaccggaaattggaagaacagcacctcatattccgcttggggagtctgcatcctgggggcatgaacattgaattctcccaattttgttagtccttgctgtctcctccccttcctcagccctcgggctgtctcctcctatccctcagccttcgggctcctcctccttctttttcctttcttctccccgcccccccactcccgatcagtctgaagaagggtttcggcccgaaacgttgcctatttccttcgctccatagatgctgctgcacccgctgagtttctccagcatttttgtctacctataggtTTTttcggttaattgtcttggtttaattgtaagttgtacctagtgtgtgtcggatagtgtgagtatgcagggatcgctgtatgcaggtgggctgaagggcctgtttccacactgtatctctgaagtaaactagtcccatttgcctgcgtttggcccatatgttGGGCTTCACTACGGCAGTGGAGAAGCCTGCAGTCAGACAGGTTGCAAAGGGAATGGGATTGAGAATGTAAGTATTTGCAAATTGTTTCTCTGTCCAACACTGATACAATTCATCCCAAAGACAAAGCAGCCACATTTGACATTGTCCAGCAAAGAGGTGTGTTACTGGAACTGACAGTGTAGATGGACAACAACTGGAAACTGGGAGTTTAACCACAAATGCAAATATTGAGGATTTATTTTTGTATTTCAATAGAATGGAAGATTCTCAAGTTATCAGATTGGAGTTTTCAAGTCAGAGCAAAATTAATTCAGAAAAAGACAAATTATTCAGGGCCCAAAAATATTTTCTCAAGGTATTATAATTCCACCAGAGAGAGAGGCAGTTTGTGTGCGGCTGGGCATAGGGATTGGTAGCTGAGATTGATAATGAAAATGAACAGACCCTGTCGACCAAACGAATATACCAATTATAAAGATTCTAAATGGCACTAATCTTGGTGTGATTGATCAACAGGGGAACACTCTTAAATAATATCGCTCTTTGACAATaacgttacggggagaaggcaggacattagggttgagtgggaaaaatacatcagccatgtttgaacagtggagtagactcgatgggctgaacggcctaattttGGTCCTATATtttatgggtcaggcagcatctctggagatcatggataagtgatgttagaTGCCAGGACTTTTGACCcgatttgtcacctatccatttttaagaagcatttagacaggttgatggataggacaggtgtagagggatatgggccagtgggaccagtgtagctgggacatgttggtaggcgtgggcaagttgggccgaagggcctgtttccctgttgtgtcttttttttgtagagtcatagagtgatacagtgtggaaacaagcccatcagcACAatgtgcccacaccagccaacatgtcccagctacacccgtcccacctgcctgcgcatcTGCAGTGCCTCGCTTTTCCATAACAAGATTGGTGTTGCCATTGGGGTTTGGTGATACTGGTTTATCTCTGTCAGAGACTGGTCTTACTGATATAATTCATTCTGTGCTCTTGCCCAGTGCATGTCTTGTGGCCCCGGCAACAGAGGCCAGTGCTTCGGGGAGAAGATCTGCTGCGGGGAGGAGATCGGCTGCTTCTTCGGAACGTCGGAGACATTGAGGTGCCAAAAGGAATCCTACCTGCTCTCTCCCTGTGAACCTGCCGGCAGGCTCTGTGGCACGAACGGTGGGAAATGTGCCGCAGCGGGAACCTGCTGCACTGCTGGTGAGATGCTGCCACTTTAAACcgctttcagttcagttcagtttagttcctcCACTTCCCAACACCATGGCTCCggggtgggggagatggagagaactAGCAGAGGGATTGGGGATTGGGTGTTAATGGGAAGAAAACTGCAGCGTTTTAATAATAACAGaaactgttgatgctggaaatctggaacagaagcagaaaatgttgggagccccatgacaaataaaggattcaattcaattcaattcagccaagtcttttagtttgagtttagtttgttgtcacgtgtaccgaggtacagtgaaaagagtttgttacgtgctaaccagtcagcagaaagacaatacctgattacaatcgagccatttaccgtCTATACAGTAGATACAcgataggggaataacgtttagaacAAGGTAAAaccggcaaagtccgatcaaggatagtcggttgatcaccaaagaggtagatagtagttctctccacggatgctgcccaaTCTGCTGACTACTTCCAGCATTACCTGGTCCATTCCATGGATTGGTTATTCAccaaactaactggtctgtaattccccgttttctctctccctccctccctttttaataagtggggttacattagctaccctccaatcctcaggaactactccagaatctaaagagttttgaaaaattatcattaatgcatccactatttctggggctatttcCTTAAGAATCTggtatgcagcctatctggccctggggatttatcggcgtttaatccattcaatttacctaacaccacttcccggctaaactggatttcactcagttcctccatctcatttgacccccggtcccctgctatttccggcagattatttatgtcttctttagtgaagacagaaccaaaatagttattcaattggtctgccatgtccttgttccccatgatcaattcacatgtttctgactgcaagggacctacatttgttttaactaatctttttctcttcacatatctataaaaacttttgcagtcagtttttatgtttcctgccagttttctttcataatctattttcaccAAGCTCAAATGGATATTAATTCCTTCTCTATGTCTCATGAGTTGGCAATGTTATGCTTTAAATGGTTTCAATAGCCTTAGTCATAGATcatacaacgtgaaaacaggcctttccgcacaacatgcccacaccggccaacatgtcccatctacaccagtctgtactgtgtttggcccaaatcctaaACGTGTCCTAAACATGTACCaggctaattgtttcttaaacgttgcgatggtaaCGCTGCTGTTGGAGATGGTTGAATGTATGTCGATAATAAACATCACTTGTGCTGTTCATTCATTGCAGAGAGCTGCACATTGGATCCTGCGTGTAACTCCAGGAGCATCTTCTCCTCAGATTAAAGCGCGTCTCTGGGGAAACGTGATCTGCAGCGCAAACCCTCGCTACCTAAAGCTCAAGCCGATAAATGTTTAATATTATTACGTTTTGATGCTGAATAGATAGAAATTATAACCTGTAAAGGTTTTCAGACATGTGTTTGTTACagtgcctccataatgtttgggacaaagaccctttaattaattatttgcctctgtactccacaaattgagatttgtaatagaaaaaatcacatgtggtttaagtgcacattgtcagatttgaataaaggtcatttttatatattttggtctcaccatgtagaacttacagcagtgtttatacatagtccccccgatttcagggcaccataatgttttggacacagcaatgtcatggaaatgaaagtagtcatgtttagtattttgttgcatatcctttgcatgaaatggctgatgaagtctgcgattcatggacatcaccagttgctgggtgtcttctctggtgatgctctgccaggcctgtattgcagccatctttagcctatgcttgtattgggggctagtccccttcaggtttctcttcagcatataaaaggcattctcaattgggttcagatcggatgattgactgtaatttctacatggtgaaaccaaaatgtataaaaatggcttttattgtaatctgacaatgtgcactttaaccacgtgattttttctagtacaaatctgaaattgtggagtacagaggcaaataaataaatgatcagattcagtcccaaacattatggagagcgttATAAATGAATGTGAAATAATGCAACACTTGGAATAACCATTAACATTAAATAAACAAAATACAAACACCTTGCTCTTTTTTGAGATTATTTTTGAATGCATGAAATGTCTGTCACTGACAAATGCCAGCACCTATAGTACTGCCCTGATGTCTGTGTTCGTATTTCACAAATTACATTTCAAGCAATGAATGTAAAACATTTAATGGTACATTCTGAATAGAGTTAATAATATAATTAGGGCGGcttgatggcgcagcagtagagttgctgctttacaccgcttggagcgctggagaccctggttcgatcctgaccacgggtgctgtctgtacgaagttttacgttctccctgtgaccgtgagggttttctccgagatctttggtttcctccaaaactccatagacgtacaggtttgtaggttaattggcttggtgtaaatgtaaattgtcccgagtgtttgTAGGgcaatgttaatatgcggggattgttggtcggtgcagactcggtgtgccgaagggcctgtttctgcgctgtatctctgaactaattaatctactggagcagttccagcgaactgacgtccctctcctctcctctcctctcctcacctgacCATCCTCGCCccaggggcgcctcctgcagccgaccttgaagacaCTGGAGGCATTACCCGGGGTCACCCTCCTGCCAGCCCTTGCTCCTCACGTCCGAcatctccagcttcctcccagttATGTCGTCCACTGAGCCTTCAAACGGGCCCCGTTGTCCGACGAACCTTCGGGTGGGTTAGTGGTCCCATCGTCCGACGGGCACGttgtggggaggggaaggtgaaCCATTCAGGTCTGCAGTTCGGGCCTAAATTTGATATGGTGCAATGGTATtaaaagctgagtctcacgttgcgagttgacacaagaggtaccccgagtgaaagactcgtggttgtgtacgagataccaagtgaaagatcaagagtttaaccgagttcccacgggtagacggcagttttccgtttacttgtcatttccgcGATGTTCCattttcgtctcccgagttaacaAGTTCCTGTCCCGTTAATCTTGAGCAAACATTGTCTACCGACATGTtgtaaaatcatcacatggtacaAATTATGTGATGTATAATTTTTACACACTATAAAAATCCTCCCTTGGttaaattggctcatttggagacatgtctgCAAGAAGGCTTTTGGAGTCCAGGATGGTGATGTTTTTTATTCAagtgctgtatgcagcagccattTGTGTGATGTGAGGACGCTtgtgtgaaggcagaagggagagagtaAAAAGGACTTTATGCCatcttccctttccatccgcgtcTGAGGATTGTTCCAACGCAGCTACCTGGGAGGCAATCTGCAGATTTCCAAACTCACTgtttccctgctccaaggagcccacaggcagtgttgacttctcctgtggcatctcctgttgcatctcctgttgcctttcctcctgcctctcctcctgcctctcctcctgcctctcctgctgcctctcctgctgcctctcctcctcctcctgtatgACAAAAGCCTTATTGGCAGGTTTTCTGCAAGGCTCTGCTCTTCCCTTTCGTTGTACATTTCTTGGAGCCATCTCTACCAGTCTTCCTCTCAAAAAGATTCACCAGCAATGAGGTGAAACGCCCTCGATTGACCCAGGTCATGTGGTGATATTGAAATCACCttttttttactcaccttttttTGTTCCTCTGTCCAGCTGCCGGGTTCACCATCCCCAGGACTTCCCATggtagactcaagagtcactaaggtaaacgcacgggccactgcgttattacaacgagttaaaatgtttcaattcttaaccacaagagtaaaattgactcgtggaaaaattTACACATGtgtgattttttgcaagagttgacaagtttcacgagtgcctgccgttagcgccacgagtctctaagttgcgtcctcgagttccgtacgttaatcgtacgttattaccacgagttttaactcggggtacctcttgtgtcaactcgtaaTGTGAGACTCAGCTATAAGCAGGATTGcctatgttagaaacatagaaacatagaaacatagaaacatagaaaatagatgcaggagtaggccattcggcccttcgagcctgcaccgccattcaatatgatcatggctgatcattactTGTCGTGgccaactttcccaatattgggggagttcagaaccagaggtcccagtttaagaattaggaatTCTTCACatttataaatgtgaggttatccattttggtggcaaaaacaggaaagcagacgattatctaaatggtggccgactaggaaaaggggagatgcagcgagacctgggtgtcatggtacaccagtcattgaaagtgggcatgcaggtgcagcaggcagtgaagaaagcgaatggtatgttagctttcatagcaaaaggatttgagtataggagcagggaggttctactgcagttgtacagggtcttggtgagaccacacctggagtattgcgtacagttttggtctccaaatctgaggaaggacattattgccatagagggagtgcagagaaggttcaccagactgattcctgggatgtcaggactgtcttatgaagaaagactggatagacttggtttatactctctagaatttaggagattgagaggggatcttatagaaacctacaaaattcttaaggggttggacagtctagatgcaggaagattgctcccgatgttggggaagtccaggacaaggggtcacagcttaaggataagggggaaatcctttaaaaccgagatgagaagaacttttttcacacagagagtggtgaa
The sequence above is a segment of the Amblyraja radiata isolate CabotCenter1 chromosome 1, sAmbRad1.1.pri, whole genome shotgun sequence genome. Coding sequences within it:
- the LOC116981992 gene encoding oxytocin-neurophysin 1-like, translating into MHSACLTVGLLFLVSIASACYISNCPQGGKRSIMDMDIRQCMSCGPGNRGQCFGEKICCGEEIGCFFGTSETLRCQKESYLLSPCEPAGRLCGTNGGKCAAAGTCCTAESCTLDPACNSRSIFSSD